Proteins encoded in a region of the Melioribacteraceae bacterium genome:
- a CDS encoding MFS transporter: MSKPKLSFWQIWNMSFGFLGIQFGFALQNANVSRIFETLGAEIDKIPILWIAAPVTGLIVQPIIGHMSDKTWNRLGRRRPYFLVGAILASAALLIMPNSPYLWFAAGMLWILDASINISMEPFRAFVGDMLPSEQRTVGFSMQSFFIGTGAIIASALPYIMTNWLGIANTAPAGEIPDSVKYSFYIGGVVFLLAVVWTVFSSKEYSPEQLKKFDEAEKSSSQSKQITYSTEPVNRNILFRNGLIWVVAGLILLSFFNYFLYIDLGLIVLFGGISLFGLLQIISGLMTNGKKQNGFVEVINDLYKMPKTMIQLSYVQFFSWFALFAMWIYTTPAVTHHIYGATDNTSELYNEGANWVGVLMAVYNGFAAIMAFAIMWIASRTSRKTVHMISLVIGGISLSSFYVIKDPQLLLIAELGIGLAWASILAMPYAILTGSLPSHKMGVYMGIFNFFIVIPQITAAAILGFFVRSLFANEAIYALLLGGFSMIVAGILVMFVNDVDEVR; the protein is encoded by the coding sequence ATGTCCAAACCCAAATTAAGTTTCTGGCAGATCTGGAATATGAGTTTCGGTTTTTTGGGAATTCAATTCGGATTTGCTCTGCAGAATGCAAATGTAAGCCGTATTTTCGAAACTCTCGGAGCTGAGATCGATAAAATACCGATCCTCTGGATTGCCGCACCCGTTACCGGATTAATTGTACAGCCGATAATAGGCCATATGAGCGATAAGACATGGAACCGTCTTGGAAGGAGAAGACCGTATTTTCTTGTAGGTGCAATACTTGCATCGGCCGCACTTCTTATAATGCCAAATTCACCGTACCTATGGTTTGCTGCAGGAATGCTCTGGATACTAGACGCATCAATCAATATCTCAATGGAACCTTTCAGGGCATTCGTAGGCGATATGCTTCCTTCCGAACAAAGGACTGTTGGATTCTCTATGCAGAGCTTTTTCATTGGGACAGGAGCTATAATTGCTTCAGCCCTCCCCTACATAATGACTAACTGGCTTGGTATTGCGAATACGGCGCCGGCAGGAGAAATCCCCGACTCCGTTAAGTATTCATTTTACATCGGAGGAGTTGTATTCCTGCTGGCAGTAGTTTGGACTGTCTTCAGCTCTAAAGAATATTCACCAGAACAATTAAAGAAATTCGACGAGGCCGAAAAATCTTCTTCCCAATCCAAACAGATCACCTACTCTACAGAACCGGTAAACCGGAATATTTTATTTAGAAACGGATTGATCTGGGTTGTTGCAGGATTAATTTTACTCTCCTTCTTCAACTATTTTCTTTATATCGATCTTGGCCTTATAGTTCTATTCGGCGGTATAAGTCTATTTGGTCTTCTTCAGATAATTTCTGGATTAATGACAAACGGTAAAAAGCAGAACGGATTTGTTGAAGTAATTAATGATTTATATAAAATGCCTAAGACAATGATCCAGCTGTCCTATGTTCAGTTCTTTTCCTGGTTTGCCCTCTTTGCGATGTGGATTTATACAACACCTGCCGTTACACATCATATTTACGGCGCAACAGACAACACTTCGGAATTATATAACGAAGGAGCAAACTGGGTTGGTGTATTAATGGCAGTCTATAACGGATTTGCGGCAATTATGGCATTCGCAATCATGTGGATTGCCAGCCGGACCAGCCGCAAGACTGTTCATATGATCAGTCTTGTTATCGGTGGTATAAGTCTTTCGTCATTTTATGTAATAAAGGATCCGCAATTACTTCTAATTGCTGAACTTGGAATCGGACTGGCGTGGGCTTCAATTCTTGCAATGCCTTATGCAATACTAACCGGTTCCCTCCCTTCGCATAAGATGGGAGTATATATGGGGATATTCAACTTCTTCATTGTAATACCTCAGATTACAGCCGCTGCTATACTCGGATTCTTTGTTAGAAGTCTCTTTGCAAACGAAGCAATCTATGCTTTGCTGCTTGGCGGATTTTCGATGATAGTGGCAGGGATACTTGTAATGTTCGTAAACGATGTTGATGAAGTAAGATAA
- a CDS encoding HPr family phosphocarrier protein, with amino-acid sequence MIERTVKIVNNAGLHTRPAATIVKLASKYKCEFFLNKDGMHINGKSIIGVMTLAAEKGSEIVLTFDGPDENEASLEIIDYFNRGFDEM; translated from the coding sequence ATGATTGAACGAACTGTAAAAATAGTGAACAATGCAGGACTTCATACACGTCCTGCAGCAACGATTGTAAAGCTTGCATCAAAATACAAGTGTGAATTTTTCCTCAATAAGGACGGAATGCATATTAACGGAAAAAGTATTATCGGTGTGATGACGCTGGCTGCAGAGAAAGGTTCTGAAATCGTATTAACATTCGACGGTCCCGATGAGAATGAAGCCTCACTTGAAATAATCGACTATTTTAACAGAGGATTTGACGAGATGTAA
- a CDS encoding polyprenyl synthetase family protein, producing MKTLTSELMYRSELKKIESKLALYFKGKKPESLYQPSKYVLEGGGKRIRPFLVLSSAKAVGGKFKDAYNAALAVELLHNFTLVHDDIMDNSDLRRGRLTLHKKYDTNTAILAGDILVALSYENLLKDCKKDCAEILKIFTQGIIEVCEGQSLDKEFELRKVVTIKEYKVMIYKKTAALAEMCCLIGAGIAGADEKNIKAAGNYGKYLGMAFQIQDDLLDIIGEEEKFGKKIGSDLVEGKKTYLFLRALEKSSGKNRNLLLQLIRNKGIDRSEVGRYKKIYEDLNVIEDAKKEILRYTQLALKNSSYLPDEEGRLLMNWLANALIGRKK from the coding sequence TTGAAAACTCTTACGAGTGAATTAATGTACCGTAGCGAATTAAAAAAAATTGAATCGAAGCTGGCTCTCTATTTTAAGGGTAAAAAACCGGAATCGCTTTATCAACCGAGTAAATACGTCCTCGAAGGCGGCGGTAAAAGAATACGTCCTTTTTTAGTTCTTTCTTCAGCTAAGGCAGTAGGCGGAAAATTTAAAGATGCATATAACGCTGCTCTTGCTGTAGAACTTCTGCACAACTTCACATTAGTCCATGATGATATCATGGATAATTCTGATCTCAGAAGAGGCAGGTTGACACTTCATAAAAAGTACGACACCAATACTGCTATTCTTGCCGGTGATATACTGGTTGCATTATCATATGAGAATCTTCTTAAAGACTGTAAAAAAGACTGTGCGGAAATTCTAAAGATATTTACGCAGGGAATTATTGAAGTTTGCGAAGGTCAGAGCCTTGATAAAGAATTTGAGCTGAGGAAGGTCGTTACAATAAAAGAATACAAAGTAATGATCTACAAAAAGACCGCTGCACTTGCTGAAATGTGCTGTCTTATTGGCGCAGGTATAGCAGGGGCTGATGAAAAAAATATCAAAGCTGCAGGAAATTACGGGAAATATCTCGGAATGGCCTTTCAGATTCAAGACGACCTGTTGGATATAATCGGTGAAGAGGAGAAGTTCGGCAAGAAAATCGGCAGCGATCTCGTCGAAGGAAAGAAGACTTATTTATTTCTACGTGCATTGGAAAAATCTTCCGGTAAAAACAGAAATCTCCTCTTACAGTTAATCAGAAACAAGGGGATCGACAGATCGGAAGTCGGACGGTACAAGAAAATTTATGAGGATCTGAATGTTATTGAGGATGCAAAGAAAGAAATTCTACGGTACACTCAATTAGCATTAAAAAATTCTTCTTATCTTCCGGATGAAGAAGGAAGATTACTAATGAACTGGCTTGCTAATGCATTAATCGGTAGAAAGAAATAA
- a CDS encoding class I SAM-dependent methyltransferase, with the protein MAEKHFFEQKEYTLNYLLPYFQKNIPGFNDMTILEIGCAEGGLIDVLTKTGFDATGIELSRDRIDIAMKQNSSLKIIQGDITDQTLPDRIGRKFDLIIMREVIEHVHNKYALFNNLNNLLNENGYLFITFPPKYSPFAGHQQIAKSFLKFIPYLHLLPEPILRPIAKSLNERVDYVDEIKLHYSTGMKIGLFEKYIFSNKLIPVKKELFLFRPIYGYRYNLPKFKIPGIPLVREIVTFGYEGLFKKV; encoded by the coding sequence ATGGCCGAAAAGCATTTCTTTGAACAGAAGGAATATACTCTAAACTATCTTCTTCCTTATTTCCAGAAAAACATTCCCGGATTTAATGATATGACAATACTTGAAATCGGGTGTGCGGAAGGAGGATTGATTGATGTATTGACCAAAACCGGATTTGATGCTACAGGCATAGAGTTGAGCAGGGACCGGATTGACATTGCCATGAAACAGAATTCTTCACTTAAAATTATTCAGGGTGATATAACAGATCAGACGCTGCCTGACAGAATTGGAAGAAAATTTGATTTAATAATAATGCGTGAAGTGATTGAACATGTTCATAATAAATATGCACTTTTCAATAACCTCAATAATCTGTTAAATGAAAACGGATATTTGTTTATAACATTTCCGCCAAAGTATTCACCGTTTGCCGGTCATCAGCAGATTGCTAAAAGTTTTTTGAAATTTATTCCATATCTGCATCTTCTGCCGGAGCCTATACTGCGGCCTATCGCAAAATCATTGAATGAAAGAGTTGATTATGTTGATGAAATTAAATTGCATTATTCAACCGGAATGAAAATCGGCCTTTTCGAGAAATATATTTTTTCAAATAAATTAATCCCGGTCAAGAAAGAATTATTTCTTTTCAGACCGATATACGGCTACCGGTATAATCTGCCGAAGTTTAAAATACCCGGCATACCTCTGGTTAGAGAAATTGTAACATTTGGTTATGAAGGTTTATTTAAGAAAGTTTAA
- the smpB gene encoding SsrA-binding protein SmpB, whose translation MVDNTSEKNLTVNRKAQHEYFILQRFEAGIVLLGSEVKSLRLNRASLVDSFASVENGEVWLYNANINVYDQASINNHDPVRKRKLLFNKNEIRKLIKATAEKGNTLIPLRLYFKNGKAKVEIAVATGKKKFDKREDIAKREISRELQRKLK comes from the coding sequence ATGGTCGATAATACTTCTGAGAAGAATTTAACAGTTAACAGGAAAGCCCAGCATGAATACTTTATTCTGCAGCGGTTTGAAGCCGGTATCGTTTTATTAGGATCCGAAGTTAAATCTTTAAGGCTTAACAGGGCTTCGCTTGTTGACAGCTTCGCAAGTGTTGAGAACGGTGAGGTCTGGCTCTACAATGCTAATATTAATGTTTACGACCAGGCCAGTATAAATAATCACGACCCTGTCCGGAAAAGGAAGCTGTTATTCAATAAAAACGAAATAAGAAAATTAATAAAAGCAACTGCTGAAAAAGGGAATACATTAATTCCACTAAGACTCTACTTCAAAAATGGAAAGGCTAAAGTTGAGATTGCAGTAGCAACAGGTAAAAAGAAGTTCGATAAGCGTGAAGATATAGCTAAAAGAGAAATTAGCCGTGAACTTCAGCGAAAGCTGAAATAA
- a CDS encoding bifunctional phosphoglucose/phosphomannose isomerase, with amino-acid sequence MEIQEMIKMYDNENQFKVLQESYYQVESAWQSQIDVSSIDTSKIKNIVLSGLGGSAIGGDLLQNFFRTELKYPYVVNRNYELPPYADESTLVIASSYSGNTEETLAAANEAIQRKCQVACITTGGKLEEFALKNKFPLGRLMKGYQPRFALWVNFFTLLKLVQSLKLIPEQNEVVNSIIGLLKRKGEVYSQTKNDALDLAQKFIGYIPLIYAVSEYTSAIGARYKGQFNENSKLHSFYGLLPELDHNEILGWDTFDPKQVNLILINIMDEDYHPQVKKRYEITSEIIRKKGCEIINISSKEKTWKERLVDIIYFGDWISYYLAVIRGINPTSIDNINYLKERL; translated from the coding sequence ATGGAAATCCAAGAAATGATCAAGATGTACGACAATGAAAACCAGTTTAAAGTTTTACAGGAATCCTACTACCAGGTTGAATCCGCATGGCAAAGCCAAATAGATGTTTCGTCTATAGACACATCGAAAATAAAAAATATTGTGCTTAGCGGACTGGGCGGTTCGGCTATAGGCGGCGACCTTCTGCAGAATTTCTTCAGGACAGAATTGAAATACCCTTATGTAGTAAATAGAAACTATGAGCTGCCTCCCTATGCGGACGAAAGTACACTTGTAATTGCATCTTCTTATTCCGGGAACACAGAAGAAACTCTTGCTGCTGCTAACGAAGCAATTCAACGAAAATGCCAGGTCGCTTGCATAACAACGGGCGGTAAACTCGAGGAATTCGCACTTAAAAATAAATTTCCGCTCGGTAGGTTGATGAAAGGATACCAGCCGCGATTCGCTCTCTGGGTCAATTTTTTTACATTGCTAAAATTAGTTCAATCTTTGAAATTGATTCCCGAACAAAATGAAGTTGTTAATTCAATTATCGGATTGCTGAAGCGTAAAGGGGAAGTATATTCTCAGACAAAGAATGACGCGCTCGATCTTGCACAGAAGTTTATCGGCTATATACCGTTAATTTACGCAGTATCCGAATACACTTCTGCAATTGGCGCGAGGTATAAAGGACAGTTTAATGAAAATTCCAAGCTTCATTCTTTTTACGGATTACTCCCGGAACTCGATCATAATGAAATACTCGGCTGGGATACATTCGATCCAAAACAGGTAAACCTGATTCTAATAAATATAATGGATGAAGATTATCATCCTCAGGTTAAGAAACGTTATGAAATTACATCCGAGATAATTAGAAAGAAGGGATGCGAAATAATTAATATATCCAGCAAAGAAAAAACCTGGAAGGAAAGACTTGTGGATATTATTTACTTCGGCGATTGGATTTCATATTACCTTGCTGTAATACGGGGTATAAATCCCACTTCGATTGATAACATAAACTATCTAAAGGAACGTCTTTGA
- the tyrS gene encoding tyrosine--tRNA ligase, which produces MSKKDLFPPVNEQMDIIKRGAFEIIPEEALIQKLEKSLKDNKPLIIKLGCDPTRPDLHLGHSVVLRKLAQFQQLGHSAVLIVGDFTGMIGDPSGRNAARPPLSFEEARENGKSYFEQASKILDNAKTRIVYNSEWLGKMSFEDVIRLASKYTVARMLERDDFTKRYKGGIPILMHEILYPLAQAMDSVAIKSDVELGGTDQKFNLLVGRDIQREFGADPQVILTMPLLVGTDGVEKMSKSLDNYIGINEPPKEIYGKTLSISDSMIYPYFELTADISNEDLKEIRELLKDKTVNPRDIKRKLARTLVAMYHSEEAAVIAEHEFDKIFVKKGLPDEIPEIVIPANESGIEILDLLVQVGFAPSKGEARRLVQQGGVTVDGNKISDIKEVIKLEGSKVLKVGKRNFIKIVCS; this is translated from the coding sequence TTGAGTAAAAAAGACTTATTCCCTCCCGTAAATGAACAGATGGATATCATAAAACGTGGAGCCTTTGAGATTATCCCCGAAGAAGCACTCATTCAGAAACTTGAAAAATCCTTAAAAGACAACAAACCGCTAATTATAAAGTTAGGCTGCGATCCTACACGTCCCGACCTTCACCTTGGGCATTCCGTTGTGTTGAGAAAACTTGCACAGTTCCAGCAACTTGGACACAGCGCAGTACTTATTGTAGGTGATTTTACCGGAATGATTGGCGATCCATCCGGAAGAAATGCAGCCCGACCCCCTCTTTCGTTTGAAGAAGCCAGAGAGAACGGCAAATCATATTTTGAGCAGGCTTCCAAGATTCTTGACAATGCAAAAACCAGAATTGTTTACAATTCCGAGTGGCTCGGAAAAATGAGTTTTGAGGATGTAATACGTCTGGCTTCCAAATATACTGTAGCCCGAATGCTTGAAAGAGACGATTTTACGAAGCGCTATAAGGGTGGAATACCTATTTTGATGCACGAGATCCTCTACCCGCTGGCACAGGCAATGGATTCAGTTGCAATTAAGAGCGATGTTGAACTGGGCGGAACTGATCAGAAATTTAATCTCCTCGTTGGGCGTGATATTCAGCGTGAATTCGGAGCAGACCCACAAGTAATCCTTACAATGCCTCTACTGGTAGGAACAGACGGCGTAGAAAAGATGAGCAAGTCCCTGGATAACTATATCGGCATAAATGAACCTCCAAAGGAAATCTATGGAAAGACTTTATCTATATCTGATAGCATGATCTATCCGTATTTCGAATTGACTGCGGATATATCGAATGAGGACCTGAAAGAAATCCGTGAACTGCTTAAAGATAAAACAGTTAACCCCAGGGACATCAAAAGGAAGTTAGCCAGGACTCTAGTGGCAATGTATCATTCAGAAGAAGCTGCCGTTATTGCAGAACATGAATTCGACAAAATATTTGTAAAAAAGGGATTGCCTGATGAAATTCCGGAGATTGTAATTCCGGCTAATGAATCAGGTATTGAAATTCTCGATCTGTTAGTTCAAGTAGGCTTTGCTCCATCTAAAGGAGAAGCTCGAAGGCTGGTACAGCAGGGTGGCGTTACTGTAGACGGTAATAAAATCTCCGACATTAAAGAGGTTATAAAACTTGAAGGGAGTAAAGTACTGAAAGTAGGTAAAAGAAATTTTATTAAAATTGTTTGTTCATAA
- a CDS encoding MFS transporter codes for MLEMQKRLSKPFYSILSLPATAMGFALSIQIAALSWLMRTKFNLDLHEIGFVWAAGPLAGIIGQPIVGLISDNVWFWGGRRRPFILIGGSLAALMLFALPNIGEISELFGMTSIIVVAVVVALTLDLAINISFNPTRSIIADVTPEGVPRTKGYTWMQTISGSFGVLAYAIGAVFGNYFLIYFGVILVLLFSIVPLFFIKEKKELTVEKSQISENHSSKTDWSQFLKLLFAHSFSWIGVQTMFVYMIGYVEQKLNPSSIDETGQILSISFLILNAVGALLPAFVLEPVTEKIGRVKTHMLAVAIMSLGYFGIVLFGSSSLIVWILMAVCGIGWAAIVSLPFAIMSEKVNKSKMGFFMGIFNLSVVLPQLFVSLVLGSFIQNSSDKSLIFIISGVTLLTSSLLWVMVKDNPVTKQSQNSKVGSGH; via the coding sequence ATGTTAGAAATGCAGAAACGGCTTAGTAAACCGTTCTATTCAATACTTAGTCTGCCTGCCACAGCAATGGGATTTGCCCTATCAATTCAGATTGCTGCATTAAGCTGGTTGATGCGCACAAAATTTAATCTGGACCTCCACGAGATCGGTTTTGTCTGGGCAGCCGGACCTCTCGCTGGAATTATTGGCCAGCCCATTGTCGGACTTATAAGCGATAACGTCTGGTTCTGGGGCGGAAGACGCCGGCCATTTATTCTTATTGGCGGTAGCTTAGCGGCTCTTATGCTTTTCGCTCTGCCGAATATTGGCGAAATTAGTGAATTATTCGGAATGACAAGTATTATTGTAGTTGCGGTTGTTGTTGCTCTTACACTCGACCTTGCAATAAATATCTCTTTCAACCCGACCCGTTCAATTATTGCCGATGTAACGCCCGAAGGTGTACCACGTACCAAAGGATATACATGGATGCAGACAATATCCGGATCGTTCGGTGTACTGGCTTATGCAATCGGTGCAGTATTCGGAAATTATTTCCTGATCTATTTCGGAGTTATACTCGTACTGTTGTTCTCAATTGTTCCCCTTTTCTTTATAAAAGAAAAAAAAGAATTGACAGTTGAAAAATCTCAGATTAGTGAAAATCATTCGTCGAAAACCGACTGGAGTCAGTTCCTTAAACTCTTATTTGCACATTCATTTTCGTGGATCGGTGTGCAGACAATGTTTGTTTATATGATCGGATACGTAGAACAGAAATTGAATCCCTCATCAATTGATGAAACAGGTCAGATATTATCCATCTCTTTCTTAATTCTTAATGCGGTAGGCGCGCTTCTGCCGGCATTCGTTCTTGAACCTGTAACAGAAAAAATAGGAAGAGTAAAAACTCATATGCTCGCAGTTGCAATAATGTCTCTTGGATATTTTGGAATTGTTCTGTTCGGCTCCTCTTCTCTTATAGTTTGGATTCTAATGGCTGTATGCGGAATCGGTTGGGCCGCAATTGTAAGCCTTCCATTTGCTATTATGTCGGAAAAGGTAAATAAGTCGAAGATGGGTTTCTTTATGGGGATTTTCAATTTATCAGTAGTTCTGCCTCAATTGTTTGTTAGTCTTGTACTCGGATCTTTCATACAGAATTCATCTGATAAAAGTCTTATCTTCATTATCAGCGGTGTAACACTTCTAACTTCTTCGCTTCTCTGGGTAATGGTTAAAGATAATCCGGTAACAAAACAATCACAAAATAGCAAAGTAGGATCAGGACATTAA
- the ptsP gene encoding phosphoenolpyruvate--protein phosphotransferase produces the protein MDKKADNILKGIAAAPGISIAKAFIYEKQKESVSEDSITNIEEALQNLDSALAQSRKELRKIFSLAVDKLGEKRAAIFDAQIMILDDPILISTIENRIKKEMKVPEYIVEDEISRYTRIMNSSNEPYMKERSHDIEDIKNRIIRNLKKKKLKSRISSDLIVITQNLSPSDTVLFARADVKGYVTDFGGLTSHAAILARSLNVPAVVGVHEATNKIKDDDLIIIDGFFGQVIINPDENQLTSYKEKIRKLSQHDEELNKLKDLPAETIDGREVKLLANLDVSSEMDFILHNRANGIGLVRTEQLFEEYEEFPDEESQYQIYKNISEQIYPETVIIRTFDIGGDKVLPVDLHEPNPMLGWRGIRLLLDNPELFKVQIKGILRASAHKNIKIMLPMIASIYEIKESKRIIEECKKELKAEGKQFDKNIGIGIMIEIPSAAVMAKEFAAEVEFISIGTNDLIQYLLAVDRGNDIVSRQYQEFHPAVVRTLHHIISEGKKAGVTVSMCGEMAADPFAVPLLIGLGLDSLSVSASAIPLIKKIVRSLNYKELKTLAQECINFSSEKEISQHLHNFFNSQIQDLIKNLIRG, from the coding sequence ATGGATAAAAAGGCAGACAACATATTAAAAGGAATTGCAGCGGCCCCGGGTATTTCAATTGCCAAAGCATTCATATACGAGAAACAGAAAGAATCTGTCTCGGAAGATTCAATTACAAATATCGAGGAAGCTCTACAAAACCTGGATTCGGCTCTGGCGCAATCCAGGAAGGAACTCAGGAAAATCTTCTCCCTTGCGGTAGATAAGCTTGGCGAAAAAAGGGCAGCTATCTTTGATGCTCAGATTATGATTCTCGACGATCCGATACTCATCTCTACAATTGAGAACAGGATTAAAAAAGAAATGAAAGTCCCTGAATATATTGTTGAGGACGAAATCTCAAGGTATACCAGGATTATGAATTCCTCTAACGAACCTTACATGAAAGAGCGTTCACATGATATAGAGGATATTAAAAACAGAATAATTAGGAATCTGAAAAAGAAAAAACTTAAAAGCAGAATTTCTAGCGACCTAATTGTTATTACACAAAATCTCTCACCGTCCGATACTGTCCTGTTCGCACGTGCTGATGTTAAAGGTTATGTTACTGATTTTGGCGGTCTTACATCCCATGCTGCGATACTTGCAAGGTCATTAAATGTTCCTGCAGTAGTAGGCGTACATGAAGCTACAAATAAGATTAAAGATGACGACCTGATAATTATAGACGGCTTTTTCGGCCAGGTTATAATCAATCCGGATGAGAATCAGCTAACTTCTTATAAAGAGAAAATTAGAAAACTCTCCCAGCACGATGAAGAACTGAATAAACTGAAAGATCTTCCTGCAGAAACAATTGACGGCAGGGAAGTTAAGCTACTTGCAAACCTTGATGTTTCGAGCGAAATGGATTTTATTCTTCATAATAGAGCTAATGGGATCGGCCTTGTTAGAACTGAGCAACTGTTCGAAGAGTATGAAGAATTCCCGGATGAAGAATCGCAATACCAGATCTATAAGAATATTTCTGAACAGATCTATCCTGAAACAGTGATAATAAGAACTTTCGATATTGGCGGAGATAAAGTACTTCCGGTTGACCTCCATGAACCGAATCCGATGCTCGGATGGCGAGGAATTCGTCTCCTTCTGGATAACCCGGAACTCTTTAAAGTCCAGATTAAAGGAATCCTCAGAGCCAGTGCTCATAAGAATATTAAAATTATGCTTCCGATGATTGCATCGATCTATGAAATAAAAGAATCCAAGAGAATTATTGAGGAATGTAAAAAAGAACTGAAAGCCGAGGGGAAACAGTTCGATAAAAATATCGGAATAGGAATAATGATCGAAATACCTTCGGCAGCCGTGATGGCTAAAGAATTTGCTGCTGAAGTGGAATTCATTAGTATCGGCACTAACGATCTTATCCAGTATCTGCTTGCTGTTGACAGGGGTAATGATATTGTATCCCGTCAATATCAGGAATTTCATCCGGCAGTTGTAAGAACACTGCATCATATTATCTCCGAAGGTAAAAAAGCCGGTGTTACGGTTAGTATGTGCGGAGAGATGGCTGCCGATCCGTTCGCTGTCCCGCTTCTTATCGGCCTTGGCTTGGACTCGTTAAGTGTTTCTGCCTCCGCTATTCCTTTAATTAAAAAAATCGTAAGAAGTCTTAATTATAAAGAGCTTAAAACTCTGGCCCAGGAATGCATCAATTTCAGTTCAGAGAAGGAGATTAGTCAGCACCTGCACAATTTCTTTAATTCACAAATCCAGGATCTTATCAAAAATTTAATAAGAGGATAA
- the fni gene encoding type 2 isopentenyl-diphosphate Delta-isomerase: protein MKSQTSKRKKDHIELCLTDDVKFNYRTNGFENYEFEHFAPTEVRIEKIDLSTNFFKKKISYPFLISCMTGGTGEAAKINEKLAIAARHLNIPIGVGSQRQSLENSNHLNSFKVIRKNAGNVPVIGNLGAAQVAKSKNIVENVQYLSDLIEADAFVIHLNPLQELIQPEGQTDFKGLIKAVERLAAKLKIPLIAKEVGSGISVAASRILLEAGVKGIDVAGAGGTSWAAVELIRSKKEDQYFREWGLPTSYCLRTVNQLRKKYRFMLISSGGINMPEEIAKSLLLGADIAASARKILQVVNSYGESGVIDLVNEWFNVVKKIMYLTGSPDIKSFKKKNLIRKSELY, encoded by the coding sequence ATGAAAAGCCAAACTTCAAAAAGAAAGAAAGATCATATTGAATTATGTTTAACGGATGATGTCAAATTCAATTACCGGACCAATGGTTTTGAGAATTATGAATTCGAGCATTTTGCTCCAACGGAAGTGCGAATAGAAAAAATCGATCTATCAACAAATTTCTTTAAGAAGAAAATATCCTATCCGTTTCTGATCTCATGCATGACCGGCGGCACAGGCGAAGCAGCAAAAATAAATGAAAAACTGGCGATTGCTGCCAGACATCTGAATATTCCGATTGGTGTGGGGAGCCAGAGACAATCCCTAGAAAATTCGAATCACCTTAACTCATTTAAAGTGATTAGAAAGAATGCCGGCAATGTTCCTGTTATTGGAAATCTTGGTGCAGCACAGGTGGCCAAATCAAAAAATATTGTTGAAAATGTACAATACCTTTCAGATCTAATAGAAGCAGATGCATTCGTTATCCACCTTAATCCACTTCAGGAGTTAATTCAACCCGAAGGCCAGACCGATTTTAAAGGTCTTATAAAAGCCGTTGAACGGCTTGCGGCAAAATTGAAAATACCGCTTATAGCTAAAGAAGTCGGGTCCGGCATTTCTGTTGCGGCCTCTAGAATTCTTCTTGAAGCCGGAGTAAAAGGGATTGATGTGGCGGGAGCGGGTGGTACAAGCTGGGCCGCTGTTGAATTGATCAGAAGTAAAAAAGAGGATCAGTATTTCAGGGAATGGGGTCTGCCGACTTCATACTGTCTGAGGACAGTGAATCAACTCAGAAAGAAATACCGTTTTATGCTGATTTCCTCGGGAGGAATAAATATGCCTGAGGAAATTGCAAAATCTCTTTTACTCGGCGCCGATATAGCTGCCTCAGCCAGAAAAATTCTCCAGGTTGTGAATTCTTACGGAGAATCAGGTGTTATAGATTTAGTAAATGAATGGTTCAACGTTGTTAAAAAAATAATGTATCTGACCGGCTCACCGGATATAAAAAGTTTCAAAAAAAAAAATCTAATTAGAAAATCGGAGCTCTATTGA